A part of Aegilops tauschii subsp. strangulata cultivar AL8/78 chromosome 2, Aet v6.0, whole genome shotgun sequence genomic DNA contains:
- the LOC109749957 gene encoding uncharacterized protein, translated as MANYCFLVQKLSGFFAGCEFLHIPHAENEAADTLAKIALSRQSIPSGVSLEHLHKSSVKPSPDSESIHVPGDPATPQPGQGTALPDPTTPQTGPGTVEPGPGTVEPSPGTDEPGSGTAEPNPGAAAPEPEMVAVFAMVTAPSWALPISEFLENGVLPMDETEAR; from the coding sequence ATGGCAAACTACTGCTTCCTCGTCCAGAAGCTGTCCGGATTCTTCGCGGGTTGTGAGTTCCTCCATATCCCACACGCAGAAAATGAGGCGGCTGACACGCTCGCCAAGATCGCCTTGTCCCGGCAGTCCATTCCGTCCGGCGTCTCCCTCGAGCATCTGCACAAGTCGTCCGTCAAGCCGTCTCCGGACTCCGAATCCATCCATGTCCCAGGCGACCCGGCCACGCCTCAACCCGGCCAGGGGACTGCTCTACCCGACCCGACCACGCCTCaaaccggcccggggactgtcgaacccggcccggggactgtcgAACCCAGCCCGGGAACTGacgaacccggctcggggactgccgAACCCAACCCGGGGGCTGCCGCCCCAGAACCCGAAATGGTGGCCGTCTTCGCCATGGTGACGGCACCATCCTGGGCCCTGCCCATCTCGGAGTTCCTGGAGAACGGGGTCCTCCCCATGGACGAGACTGAAGCTCGGTAG